A region from the Acyrthosiphon pisum isolate AL4f chromosome A1, pea_aphid_22Mar2018_4r6ur, whole genome shotgun sequence genome encodes:
- the cyc gene encoding cycle (The RefSeq protein has 1 substitution compared to this genomic sequence): MKPRKRHYSRSSYNIQNSTRLASSTADLSMDLSGDEHYKNKRKASTHGSDFDDDNNDDSRSVRNDNNKKHNHSEIEKRRRDKMNSYITELASMIPMCHTMPRKLDKLSVLRMAVQHMKTIRSNVNSYTEGHYKPSFLSDQDLKTLITHAAEGFVLAVSCDHGKILYTSKSVTQVLKYMPEDLVGNNVFDYIHPKDVAKVKEQLSCSDFGPRDKYINANTMLPARAEMMNTLSKMCSGARRSFFCRMKCKVYDIKEEADTTTGSKYTQSDRRYNVIQCTGYLKPWTQINECEDVSGKSLGLDEDNDGNGVGGDSGSPKNTSCLVAVGRIINNLASSSLLSDIVKPPCFTSKHTIDGKFLSVDQRVTYIVGFLPQELLGTSMYEYFHQDDIARLVNIHKATLQECKPKDTEIYKFRAKNKTFVNLRSSWKSFRNPWTKDIEFIVANNILTRTDFKPDSSNKSECSSQGQSQNNHDSFTDQQLSKSQQQLGNREIQNLITSHIEANKIGRHIVDTTLDVKKAMCDTDSSPPNSLKDTIEKESKNDSLQFLSSPLAMLNEPGTLSSSGGDGGSGNTDSSYTAIQDSVNLLNSTNTNNDSETMLGEIMTSSPQQLSNLGTNDEAAMAVIMSLLEADAGLGGPVDFSGLPWPLP; encoded by the exons ATGAAGCCGAGAAAAAGACATTATTCACG aagTTCATACAACATACAAAACAGTACCCGACTGGCTTCCTCTACTGCTGACCTAAGTATGGATTTGAGTGGAGATGAAcattacaaaaacaaaaggAAAGCATCTACACA tgGTAGCGATTTTGATGATGACAACAATGATGATTCAAGGTCTGTTCGAAATGACAATAACAAAAA ACATAATCACAGTGAAATTGAGAAACGTAGAAGAGATAAGATGAACTCGTATATTACCGAGCTAGCTAGTATGATACCAATGTGTCATACTATGCCACGAAAGTTAGATAAACTGTCTGTACTCAGGATGGCCGTGCAACATATGAAGACAATTCGAAGCAACGTTAATTCATACACTGAAGGTCATTATAAACCTTCATTTTTATCTGATCAAGATTTGAAAACTTTAATCACACAc GCCGCTGAAGGTTTTGTTCTCGCTGTAAGTTGTGATCATGGGAAGATACTTTATACATCGAAATCCGTGACTCAGGTTCTGAACTATATGCCA GAAGACTTGGTtggaaataatgtttttgattatATCCATCCGAAAGATGTAGCTAAAGTAAAGGAACAACTTTCCTGTTCAGACTTTGGCCCTAGAGATAAATATATCAATGCAAATA CAATGTTACCTGCCCGTGCTGAAATGATGAATACATTGTCAAAAATGTGTAGTGGAGCTAGGAGATCATTCTTTTGTCGAATGAAGTGTAAAGTATATGATATAAAAGAAGAAGCAGACACGACTACAGGATCAAAGTACACTCAATCAG ATAGACGATATAATGTAATCCAGTGTACTGGTTACTTAAAACCCTGGACACAGATAAATGAATGTGAGGATGTATCTGGGAAGAGTTTGGGATTAGACGAAGATAATGATGGTAATGGTGTTGGAGGGGATTCTGGATCTCCAAAAAATACATCGTGTCTGGTAGCCGTTGgtagaattattaataatttggctTCCTCTTCACTTTTATCGGACATAGTAAAACCACCATGTTTTACCTCAAAACACACAATTGATGGAAAATTTCTGTCCGTCGATCAAAG GGTGACATATATTGTTGGGTTTTTACCTCAAgaattattaggtactagtATGTATGAATACTTTCATCAAGATGATATTGCTAGACTTGTAAATATCCACAAAGCAACACTTCAAGAGTGTAAGCCAAAAGATACAGAG atttataaattccgggctaaaaacaaaacatttgtaAACTTACGGAGTTCATGGAAAAGTTTTCGAAATCCTTGGACTAAAGATATAGAATTTATTGTTGCTAATAACATTTTGACTAG GACAGATTTCAAACCCGATAGCAGCAACAAATCAGAATGTTCTTCACAAGGACAATCTCAAAATAACCATGATAGTTTTACAGACCAGCAATTATCAAAAAGCCAACAGCAGCTGGGTAATAGagaaatacaaaatttgattaCTTCACATATAGAAGCAAATAAAATCGGAAGACACATTGTTGATACTACTTTGGATGTAAAGAAGGCAATGTGTGATACCGACAGTTCTCCTCCAAACTCTCTAAAGGATACAATAGAAAAA GAGTCCAAAAATGACAGTTTACAGTTCCTGAGTTCACCGCTGGCGATGCTCAACGAACCAGGCACGTTGTCGAGTAGTGGTGGCGACGGTGGCAGTGGCAATACAGATTCATCGTACACCGCGATCCAGGACAGCGTGAATCTGTTGAACTCGACCAATACCAATA ATGACTCGGAGACCATGCTCGGTGAAATAATGACATCGTCCCCACAACAGTTATCTAATTTAGGAACTAACGACGAAGCCGCTATGGCTGTCATTATGAGTCTCTTGGAAGCCGACGCCGGACTAGGTGGACCTGTTGATTTTTCCGGGTTACCATGGCCTCTGCCGTAA
- the cyc gene encoding cycle isoform X2, with product MKPRKRHYSRDLMNFDNLSHDSPMEQLVYYDLQPVSENVKESSYNIQNSTRLASSTADLSMDLSGDEHYKNKRKASTHGSDFDDDNNDDSRSVRNDNNKKHNHSEIEKRRRDKMNSYITELASMIPMCHTMPRKLDKLSVLRMAVQHMKTIRSNVNSYTEGHYKPSFLSDQDLKTLITHAAEGFVLAVSCDHGKILYTSKSVTQVLNYMPEDLVGNNVFDYIHPKDVAKVKEQLSCSDFGPRDKYINANTMLPARAEMMNTLSKMCSGARRSFFCRMKCKVYDIKEEADTTTGSKYTQSDRRYNVIQCTGYLKPWTQINECEDVSGKSLGLDEDNDGNGVGGDSGSPKNTSCLVAVGRIINNLASSSLLSDIVKPPCFTSKHTIDGKFLSVDQRVTYIVGFLPQELLGTSMYEYFHQDDIARLVNIHKATLQECKPKDTEIYKFRAKNKTFVNLRSSWKSFRNPWTKDIEFIVANNILTRTDFKPDSSNKSECSSQGQSQNNHDSFTDQQLSKSQQQLGNREIQNLITSHIEANKIGRHIVDTTLDVKKAMCDTDSSPPNSLKDTIEKESKNDSLQFLSSPLAMLNEPGTLSSSGGDGGSGNTDSSYTAIQDSVNLLNSTNTNNDSETMLGEIMTSSPQQLSNLGTNDEAAMAVIMSLLEADAGLGGPVDFSGLPWPLP from the exons ATGAAGCCGAGAAAAAGACATTATTCACG TGATTTAATGAATTTCGATAACCTGAGTCATGACAGTCCCATGGAACAGCttgtttattatgatttacaacCTGTATCTGAAAATGTTAAGGA aagTTCATACAACATACAAAACAGTACCCGACTGGCTTCCTCTACTGCTGACCTAAGTATGGATTTGAGTGGAGATGAAcattacaaaaacaaaaggAAAGCATCTACACA tgGTAGCGATTTTGATGATGACAACAATGATGATTCAAGGTCTGTTCGAAATGACAATAACAAAAA ACATAATCACAGTGAAATTGAGAAACGTAGAAGAGATAAGATGAACTCGTATATTACCGAGCTAGCTAGTATGATACCAATGTGTCATACTATGCCACGAAAGTTAGATAAACTGTCTGTACTCAGGATGGCCGTGCAACATATGAAGACAATTCGAAGCAACGTTAATTCATACACTGAAGGTCATTATAAACCTTCATTTTTATCTGATCAAGATTTGAAAACTTTAATCACACAc GCCGCTGAAGGTTTTGTTCTCGCTGTAAGTTGTGATCATGGGAAGATACTTTATACATCGAAATCCGTGACTCAGGTTCTGAACTATATGCCA GAAGACTTGGTtggaaataatgtttttgattatATCCATCCGAAAGATGTAGCTAAAGTAAAGGAACAACTTTCCTGTTCAGACTTTGGCCCTAGAGATAAATATATCAATGCAAATA CAATGTTACCTGCCCGTGCTGAAATGATGAATACATTGTCAAAAATGTGTAGTGGAGCTAGGAGATCATTCTTTTGTCGAATGAAGTGTAAAGTATATGATATAAAAGAAGAAGCAGACACGACTACAGGATCAAAGTACACTCAATCAG ATAGACGATATAATGTAATCCAGTGTACTGGTTACTTAAAACCCTGGACACAGATAAATGAATGTGAGGATGTATCTGGGAAGAGTTTGGGATTAGACGAAGATAATGATGGTAATGGTGTTGGAGGGGATTCTGGATCTCCAAAAAATACATCGTGTCTGGTAGCCGTTGgtagaattattaataatttggctTCCTCTTCACTTTTATCGGACATAGTAAAACCACCATGTTTTACCTCAAAACACACAATTGATGGAAAATTTCTGTCCGTCGATCAAAG GGTGACATATATTGTTGGGTTTTTACCTCAAgaattattaggtactagtATGTATGAATACTTTCATCAAGATGATATTGCTAGACTTGTAAATATCCACAAAGCAACACTTCAAGAGTGTAAGCCAAAAGATACAGAG atttataaattccgggctaaaaacaaaacatttgtaAACTTACGGAGTTCATGGAAAAGTTTTCGAAATCCTTGGACTAAAGATATAGAATTTATTGTTGCTAATAACATTTTGACTAG GACAGATTTCAAACCCGATAGCAGCAACAAATCAGAATGTTCTTCACAAGGACAATCTCAAAATAACCATGATAGTTTTACAGACCAGCAATTATCAAAAAGCCAACAGCAGCTGGGTAATAGagaaatacaaaatttgattaCTTCACATATAGAAGCAAATAAAATCGGAAGACACATTGTTGATACTACTTTGGATGTAAAGAAGGCAATGTGTGATACCGACAGTTCTCCTCCAAACTCTCTAAAGGATACAATAGAAAAA GAGTCCAAAAATGACAGTTTACAGTTCCTGAGTTCACCGCTGGCGATGCTCAACGAACCAGGCACGTTGTCGAGTAGTGGTGGCGACGGTGGCAGTGGCAATACAGATTCATCGTACACCGCGATCCAGGACAGCGTGAATCTGTTGAACTCGACCAATACCAATA ATGACTCGGAGACCATGCTCGGTGAAATAATGACATCGTCCCCACAACAGTTATCTAATTTAGGAACTAACGACGAAGCCGCTATGGCTGTCATTATGAGTCTCTTGGAAGCCGACGCCGGACTAGGTGGACCTGTTGATTTTTCCGGGTTACCATGGCCTCTGCCGTAA
- the cyc gene encoding cycle isoform X5 → MNSYITELASMIPMCHTMPRKLDKLSVLRMAVQHMKTIRSNVNSYTEGHYKPSFLSDQDLKTLITHAAEGFVLAVSCDHGKILYTSKSVTQVLNYMPEDLVGNNVFDYIHPKDVAKVKEQLSCSDFGPRDKYINANTMLPARAEMMNTLSKMCSGARRSFFCRMKCKVYDIKEEADTTTGSKYTQSDRRYNVIQCTGYLKPWTQINECEDVSGKSLGLDEDNDGNGVGGDSGSPKNTSCLVAVGRIINNLASSSLLSDIVKPPCFTSKHTIDGKFLSVDQRVTYIVGFLPQELLGTSMYEYFHQDDIARLVNIHKATLQECKPKDTEIYKFRAKNKTFVNLRSSWKSFRNPWTKDIEFIVANNILTRTDFKPDSSNKSECSSQGQSQNNHDSFTDQQLSKSQQQLGNREIQNLITSHIEANKIGRHIVDTTLDVKKAMCDTDSSPPNSLKDTIEKESKNDSLQFLSSPLAMLNEPGTLSSSGGDGGSGNTDSSYTAIQDSVNLLNSTNTNNDSETMLGEIMTSSPQQLSNLGTNDEAAMAVIMSLLEADAGLGGPVDFSGLPWPLP, encoded by the exons ATGAACTCGTATATTACCGAGCTAGCTAGTATGATACCAATGTGTCATACTATGCCACGAAAGTTAGATAAACTGTCTGTACTCAGGATGGCCGTGCAACATATGAAGACAATTCGAAGCAACGTTAATTCATACACTGAAGGTCATTATAAACCTTCATTTTTATCTGATCAAGATTTGAAAACTTTAATCACACAc GCCGCTGAAGGTTTTGTTCTCGCTGTAAGTTGTGATCATGGGAAGATACTTTATACATCGAAATCCGTGACTCAGGTTCTGAACTATATGCCA GAAGACTTGGTtggaaataatgtttttgattatATCCATCCGAAAGATGTAGCTAAAGTAAAGGAACAACTTTCCTGTTCAGACTTTGGCCCTAGAGATAAATATATCAATGCAAATA CAATGTTACCTGCCCGTGCTGAAATGATGAATACATTGTCAAAAATGTGTAGTGGAGCTAGGAGATCATTCTTTTGTCGAATGAAGTGTAAAGTATATGATATAAAAGAAGAAGCAGACACGACTACAGGATCAAAGTACACTCAATCAG ATAGACGATATAATGTAATCCAGTGTACTGGTTACTTAAAACCCTGGACACAGATAAATGAATGTGAGGATGTATCTGGGAAGAGTTTGGGATTAGACGAAGATAATGATGGTAATGGTGTTGGAGGGGATTCTGGATCTCCAAAAAATACATCGTGTCTGGTAGCCGTTGgtagaattattaataatttggctTCCTCTTCACTTTTATCGGACATAGTAAAACCACCATGTTTTACCTCAAAACACACAATTGATGGAAAATTTCTGTCCGTCGATCAAAG GGTGACATATATTGTTGGGTTTTTACCTCAAgaattattaggtactagtATGTATGAATACTTTCATCAAGATGATATTGCTAGACTTGTAAATATCCACAAAGCAACACTTCAAGAGTGTAAGCCAAAAGATACAGAG atttataaattccgggctaaaaacaaaacatttgtaAACTTACGGAGTTCATGGAAAAGTTTTCGAAATCCTTGGACTAAAGATATAGAATTTATTGTTGCTAATAACATTTTGACTAG GACAGATTTCAAACCCGATAGCAGCAACAAATCAGAATGTTCTTCACAAGGACAATCTCAAAATAACCATGATAGTTTTACAGACCAGCAATTATCAAAAAGCCAACAGCAGCTGGGTAATAGagaaatacaaaatttgattaCTTCACATATAGAAGCAAATAAAATCGGAAGACACATTGTTGATACTACTTTGGATGTAAAGAAGGCAATGTGTGATACCGACAGTTCTCCTCCAAACTCTCTAAAGGATACAATAGAAAAA GAGTCCAAAAATGACAGTTTACAGTTCCTGAGTTCACCGCTGGCGATGCTCAACGAACCAGGCACGTTGTCGAGTAGTGGTGGCGACGGTGGCAGTGGCAATACAGATTCATCGTACACCGCGATCCAGGACAGCGTGAATCTGTTGAACTCGACCAATACCAATA ATGACTCGGAGACCATGCTCGGTGAAATAATGACATCGTCCCCACAACAGTTATCTAATTTAGGAACTAACGACGAAGCCGCTATGGCTGTCATTATGAGTCTCTTGGAAGCCGACGCCGGACTAGGTGGACCTGTTGATTTTTCCGGGTTACCATGGCCTCTGCCGTAA
- the cyc gene encoding cycle isoform X1, with amino-acid sequence MARNSDFASYCNNLLNDHSDLMNFDNLSHDSPMEQLVYYDLQPVSENVKESSYNIQNSTRLASSTADLSMDLSGDEHYKNKRKASTHGSDFDDDNNDDSRSVRNDNNKKHNHSEIEKRRRDKMNSYITELASMIPMCHTMPRKLDKLSVLRMAVQHMKTIRSNVNSYTEGHYKPSFLSDQDLKTLITHAAEGFVLAVSCDHGKILYTSKSVTQVLNYMPEDLVGNNVFDYIHPKDVAKVKEQLSCSDFGPRDKYINANTMLPARAEMMNTLSKMCSGARRSFFCRMKCKVYDIKEEADTTTGSKYTQSDRRYNVIQCTGYLKPWTQINECEDVSGKSLGLDEDNDGNGVGGDSGSPKNTSCLVAVGRIINNLASSSLLSDIVKPPCFTSKHTIDGKFLSVDQRVTYIVGFLPQELLGTSMYEYFHQDDIARLVNIHKATLQECKPKDTEIYKFRAKNKTFVNLRSSWKSFRNPWTKDIEFIVANNILTRTDFKPDSSNKSECSSQGQSQNNHDSFTDQQLSKSQQQLGNREIQNLITSHIEANKIGRHIVDTTLDVKKAMCDTDSSPPNSLKDTIEKESKNDSLQFLSSPLAMLNEPGTLSSSGGDGGSGNTDSSYTAIQDSVNLLNSTNTNNDSETMLGEIMTSSPQQLSNLGTNDEAAMAVIMSLLEADAGLGGPVDFSGLPWPLP; translated from the exons ATGGCTAGAAATTCGGATTTTGCTTCTTATTGTAATAATCTGTTAAACGATCATAGTGATTTAATGAATTTCGATAACCTGAGTCATGACAGTCCCATGGAACAGCttgtttattatgatttacaacCTGTATCTGAAAATGTTAAGGA aagTTCATACAACATACAAAACAGTACCCGACTGGCTTCCTCTACTGCTGACCTAAGTATGGATTTGAGTGGAGATGAAcattacaaaaacaaaaggAAAGCATCTACACA tgGTAGCGATTTTGATGATGACAACAATGATGATTCAAGGTCTGTTCGAAATGACAATAACAAAAA ACATAATCACAGTGAAATTGAGAAACGTAGAAGAGATAAGATGAACTCGTATATTACCGAGCTAGCTAGTATGATACCAATGTGTCATACTATGCCACGAAAGTTAGATAAACTGTCTGTACTCAGGATGGCCGTGCAACATATGAAGACAATTCGAAGCAACGTTAATTCATACACTGAAGGTCATTATAAACCTTCATTTTTATCTGATCAAGATTTGAAAACTTTAATCACACAc GCCGCTGAAGGTTTTGTTCTCGCTGTAAGTTGTGATCATGGGAAGATACTTTATACATCGAAATCCGTGACTCAGGTTCTGAACTATATGCCA GAAGACTTGGTtggaaataatgtttttgattatATCCATCCGAAAGATGTAGCTAAAGTAAAGGAACAACTTTCCTGTTCAGACTTTGGCCCTAGAGATAAATATATCAATGCAAATA CAATGTTACCTGCCCGTGCTGAAATGATGAATACATTGTCAAAAATGTGTAGTGGAGCTAGGAGATCATTCTTTTGTCGAATGAAGTGTAAAGTATATGATATAAAAGAAGAAGCAGACACGACTACAGGATCAAAGTACACTCAATCAG ATAGACGATATAATGTAATCCAGTGTACTGGTTACTTAAAACCCTGGACACAGATAAATGAATGTGAGGATGTATCTGGGAAGAGTTTGGGATTAGACGAAGATAATGATGGTAATGGTGTTGGAGGGGATTCTGGATCTCCAAAAAATACATCGTGTCTGGTAGCCGTTGgtagaattattaataatttggctTCCTCTTCACTTTTATCGGACATAGTAAAACCACCATGTTTTACCTCAAAACACACAATTGATGGAAAATTTCTGTCCGTCGATCAAAG GGTGACATATATTGTTGGGTTTTTACCTCAAgaattattaggtactagtATGTATGAATACTTTCATCAAGATGATATTGCTAGACTTGTAAATATCCACAAAGCAACACTTCAAGAGTGTAAGCCAAAAGATACAGAG atttataaattccgggctaaaaacaaaacatttgtaAACTTACGGAGTTCATGGAAAAGTTTTCGAAATCCTTGGACTAAAGATATAGAATTTATTGTTGCTAATAACATTTTGACTAG GACAGATTTCAAACCCGATAGCAGCAACAAATCAGAATGTTCTTCACAAGGACAATCTCAAAATAACCATGATAGTTTTACAGACCAGCAATTATCAAAAAGCCAACAGCAGCTGGGTAATAGagaaatacaaaatttgattaCTTCACATATAGAAGCAAATAAAATCGGAAGACACATTGTTGATACTACTTTGGATGTAAAGAAGGCAATGTGTGATACCGACAGTTCTCCTCCAAACTCTCTAAAGGATACAATAGAAAAA GAGTCCAAAAATGACAGTTTACAGTTCCTGAGTTCACCGCTGGCGATGCTCAACGAACCAGGCACGTTGTCGAGTAGTGGTGGCGACGGTGGCAGTGGCAATACAGATTCATCGTACACCGCGATCCAGGACAGCGTGAATCTGTTGAACTCGACCAATACCAATA ATGACTCGGAGACCATGCTCGGTGAAATAATGACATCGTCCCCACAACAGTTATCTAATTTAGGAACTAACGACGAAGCCGCTATGGCTGTCATTATGAGTCTCTTGGAAGCCGACGCCGGACTAGGTGGACCTGTTGATTTTTCCGGGTTACCATGGCCTCTGCCGTAA
- the cyc gene encoding cycle isoform X3, protein MARNSDFASYCNNLLNDHSDLMNFDNLSHDSPMEQLVYYDLQPVSENVKESSYNIQNSTRLASSTADLSMDLSGDEHYKNKRKASTHGSDFDDDNNDDSRHNHSEIEKRRRDKMNSYITELASMIPMCHTMPRKLDKLSVLRMAVQHMKTIRSNVNSYTEGHYKPSFLSDQDLKTLITHAAEGFVLAVSCDHGKILYTSKSVTQVLNYMPEDLVGNNVFDYIHPKDVAKVKEQLSCSDFGPRDKYINANTMLPARAEMMNTLSKMCSGARRSFFCRMKCKVYDIKEEADTTTGSKYTQSDRRYNVIQCTGYLKPWTQINECEDVSGKSLGLDEDNDGNGVGGDSGSPKNTSCLVAVGRIINNLASSSLLSDIVKPPCFTSKHTIDGKFLSVDQRVTYIVGFLPQELLGTSMYEYFHQDDIARLVNIHKATLQECKPKDTEIYKFRAKNKTFVNLRSSWKSFRNPWTKDIEFIVANNILTRTDFKPDSSNKSECSSQGQSQNNHDSFTDQQLSKSQQQLGNREIQNLITSHIEANKIGRHIVDTTLDVKKAMCDTDSSPPNSLKDTIEKESKNDSLQFLSSPLAMLNEPGTLSSSGGDGGSGNTDSSYTAIQDSVNLLNSTNTNNDSETMLGEIMTSSPQQLSNLGTNDEAAMAVIMSLLEADAGLGGPVDFSGLPWPLP, encoded by the exons ATGGCTAGAAATTCGGATTTTGCTTCTTATTGTAATAATCTGTTAAACGATCATAGTGATTTAATGAATTTCGATAACCTGAGTCATGACAGTCCCATGGAACAGCttgtttattatgatttacaacCTGTATCTGAAAATGTTAAGGA aagTTCATACAACATACAAAACAGTACCCGACTGGCTTCCTCTACTGCTGACCTAAGTATGGATTTGAGTGGAGATGAAcattacaaaaacaaaaggAAAGCATCTACACA tgGTAGCGATTTTGATGATGACAACAATGATGATTCAAG ACATAATCACAGTGAAATTGAGAAACGTAGAAGAGATAAGATGAACTCGTATATTACCGAGCTAGCTAGTATGATACCAATGTGTCATACTATGCCACGAAAGTTAGATAAACTGTCTGTACTCAGGATGGCCGTGCAACATATGAAGACAATTCGAAGCAACGTTAATTCATACACTGAAGGTCATTATAAACCTTCATTTTTATCTGATCAAGATTTGAAAACTTTAATCACACAc GCCGCTGAAGGTTTTGTTCTCGCTGTAAGTTGTGATCATGGGAAGATACTTTATACATCGAAATCCGTGACTCAGGTTCTGAACTATATGCCA GAAGACTTGGTtggaaataatgtttttgattatATCCATCCGAAAGATGTAGCTAAAGTAAAGGAACAACTTTCCTGTTCAGACTTTGGCCCTAGAGATAAATATATCAATGCAAATA CAATGTTACCTGCCCGTGCTGAAATGATGAATACATTGTCAAAAATGTGTAGTGGAGCTAGGAGATCATTCTTTTGTCGAATGAAGTGTAAAGTATATGATATAAAAGAAGAAGCAGACACGACTACAGGATCAAAGTACACTCAATCAG ATAGACGATATAATGTAATCCAGTGTACTGGTTACTTAAAACCCTGGACACAGATAAATGAATGTGAGGATGTATCTGGGAAGAGTTTGGGATTAGACGAAGATAATGATGGTAATGGTGTTGGAGGGGATTCTGGATCTCCAAAAAATACATCGTGTCTGGTAGCCGTTGgtagaattattaataatttggctTCCTCTTCACTTTTATCGGACATAGTAAAACCACCATGTTTTACCTCAAAACACACAATTGATGGAAAATTTCTGTCCGTCGATCAAAG GGTGACATATATTGTTGGGTTTTTACCTCAAgaattattaggtactagtATGTATGAATACTTTCATCAAGATGATATTGCTAGACTTGTAAATATCCACAAAGCAACACTTCAAGAGTGTAAGCCAAAAGATACAGAG atttataaattccgggctaaaaacaaaacatttgtaAACTTACGGAGTTCATGGAAAAGTTTTCGAAATCCTTGGACTAAAGATATAGAATTTATTGTTGCTAATAACATTTTGACTAG GACAGATTTCAAACCCGATAGCAGCAACAAATCAGAATGTTCTTCACAAGGACAATCTCAAAATAACCATGATAGTTTTACAGACCAGCAATTATCAAAAAGCCAACAGCAGCTGGGTAATAGagaaatacaaaatttgattaCTTCACATATAGAAGCAAATAAAATCGGAAGACACATTGTTGATACTACTTTGGATGTAAAGAAGGCAATGTGTGATACCGACAGTTCTCCTCCAAACTCTCTAAAGGATACAATAGAAAAA GAGTCCAAAAATGACAGTTTACAGTTCCTGAGTTCACCGCTGGCGATGCTCAACGAACCAGGCACGTTGTCGAGTAGTGGTGGCGACGGTGGCAGTGGCAATACAGATTCATCGTACACCGCGATCCAGGACAGCGTGAATCTGTTGAACTCGACCAATACCAATA ATGACTCGGAGACCATGCTCGGTGAAATAATGACATCGTCCCCACAACAGTTATCTAATTTAGGAACTAACGACGAAGCCGCTATGGCTGTCATTATGAGTCTCTTGGAAGCCGACGCCGGACTAGGTGGACCTGTTGATTTTTCCGGGTTACCATGGCCTCTGCCGTAA